A section of the Cryobacterium soli genome encodes:
- a CDS encoding TetR/AcrR family transcriptional regulator has protein sequence MTAAVVGKTIREGSVQKRAAIIGAARTHFLSDGFDRTSMDAISASAGVSKRTVYDYYGDKRTLLLAVVEQAVKALGTTVSQAIDTHLTGVTDVEEALIGFADSITATAIGSADYSALMRLLSTESENLPELRDRHWDGVEPEDAVAARFVELDRQGLLRTPQPRVAADHFVALALSPSVYSLGRPTARPPAETRRIIVDGVRAFLRAYGREAGTGRD, from the coding sequence ATGACGGCAGCCGTCGTGGGCAAGACCATTCGTGAGGGTTCGGTGCAGAAGCGCGCAGCCATCATCGGTGCGGCGCGCACCCATTTCCTGTCCGACGGCTTCGACCGCACGAGTATGGACGCGATCTCAGCGTCGGCCGGGGTGTCCAAGCGCACCGTCTACGACTACTACGGTGACAAGCGCACCTTGCTCCTCGCCGTCGTGGAGCAAGCGGTCAAGGCGCTTGGCACCACAGTGTCCCAGGCGATCGACACGCACCTCACCGGCGTCACCGACGTCGAGGAGGCCCTGATCGGTTTTGCCGACAGCATCACCGCCACGGCGATCGGCTCGGCCGACTACAGCGCGCTCATGCGGTTGCTCTCCACTGAGTCGGAGAATCTGCCCGAGCTCCGCGACCGGCACTGGGACGGGGTCGAACCCGAGGACGCCGTCGCAGCGCGGTTCGTCGAGCTCGACCGCCAGGGCCTGCTCAGGACCCCCCAGCCCCGAGTGGCGGCCGATCACTTCGTGGCATTGGCCTTGTCGCCCTCCGTGTACTCTCTCGGCCGCCCGACCGCCCGGCCGCCGGCCGAGACGCGCCGGATCATCGTCGACGGAGTGCGCGCCTTCCTCCGCGCCTACGGCCGCGAGGCCGGCACGGGCCGGGACTAG
- a CDS encoding MDR family MFS transporter, giving the protein MSSITSPAPVSARRLNLISLVLVLGVITTILDTTIVNIALDTLHSVFHATVADTQWVVTAYLLAYVAVIPVSGWASERFGTRRVWMVALAVFMSGSLLCGLAWNLPALIGFRVLQGIGGGMVLPVTLTILTRAAGRNRIGRAIATIGLVGQLGPILGPILGGTIVDSVGWHWLFFVNIPICLVALVLAPIFLPAGEKDRSHPLDFLGFALLTPGVVALAYGLSQATGADGFAATEVWLPMALGFVFLASFTIRSLRARRPALIDVRVFARRSFGIGSVMTFVSGFSIYALMFLLPLFYQQVRGESVFTTGFLLIPQGVGTMCFILVNRYLAGRVDTRFVIAGGVLLTMAGTLPFALAGAAGGEALLLAGQFFQGFGMAAVSLPVMTLAFASLSNAETPRGSAAFNVVKQVGAPFGVTVIAVVLQNNLAGAVTATQALAAFNASFWWVLALSAVPLLLAFLLPASPRREVAGVADVAEVRTADVPG; this is encoded by the coding sequence ATGTCATCAATTACCTCACCCGCGCCGGTCAGCGCGCGGCGGCTGAACCTCATCAGCCTCGTCCTCGTGCTCGGCGTCATCACCACGATTCTCGACACCACGATCGTCAATATCGCCCTGGACACCCTGCACTCCGTCTTCCACGCCACCGTCGCGGATACCCAGTGGGTGGTGACCGCGTACCTCCTGGCCTACGTGGCCGTCATCCCGGTGTCCGGCTGGGCATCCGAAAGGTTCGGTACTCGCCGCGTCTGGATGGTCGCGCTGGCGGTCTTCATGAGCGGTTCGCTGCTGTGCGGGCTGGCCTGGAACCTGCCGGCGCTGATCGGCTTCCGAGTGCTGCAAGGCATCGGCGGTGGCATGGTGCTGCCCGTCACGCTCACGATCCTCACCCGCGCGGCCGGCCGGAACCGGATCGGCCGCGCCATCGCGACCATCGGGCTCGTCGGCCAGCTCGGCCCGATTCTCGGCCCGATCCTCGGGGGCACGATCGTCGATTCGGTGGGATGGCACTGGCTGTTCTTCGTGAACATCCCGATCTGCCTGGTGGCGCTGGTGCTCGCCCCGATCTTCCTCCCTGCGGGCGAGAAGGATCGCTCCCACCCGCTCGATTTTCTCGGGTTCGCCCTGCTGACCCCCGGAGTGGTCGCCCTCGCCTACGGTCTCAGCCAGGCGACCGGAGCGGACGGCTTCGCGGCGACGGAGGTCTGGCTGCCGATGGCCCTCGGGTTCGTCTTCCTCGCTTCGTTCACGATCCGGTCGCTGCGTGCCAGGCGTCCTGCTCTCATCGATGTGCGCGTGTTCGCCCGGCGCAGCTTCGGCATTGGAAGCGTGATGACGTTCGTGAGCGGGTTCTCGATCTATGCCCTGATGTTCCTGCTGCCGCTGTTCTACCAGCAGGTGCGCGGCGAGTCGGTCTTCACCACCGGATTCCTGCTGATCCCGCAGGGGGTCGGCACCATGTGCTTCATCCTGGTCAACCGATACCTCGCCGGGCGCGTCGATACCCGCTTTGTGATCGCGGGGGGAGTGCTCCTGACCATGGCCGGCACGTTGCCGTTCGCGCTCGCCGGGGCCGCCGGCGGCGAGGCCCTCCTTCTCGCCGGGCAGTTCTTCCAGGGCTTCGGCATGGCGGCCGTGTCCCTGCCGGTGATGACCCTGGCCTTCGCCAGCCTGAGCAACGCCGAGACGCCCAGGGGCAGTGCCGCGTTCAACGTGGTGAAGCAGGTCGGCGCGCCGTTCGGTGTCACCGTGATCGCCGTGGTGCTGCAGAACAACCTCGCCGGTGCCGTCACCGCGACCCAGGCGCTCGCTGCCTTCAACGCCTCCTTCTGGTGGGTCTTGGCTCTGAGCGCCGTCCCGCTGCTCCTGGCCTTCCTGCTGCCGGCGTCGCCGCGACGCGAGGTAGCCGGGGTTGCCGATGTTGCCGAGGTGCGAACGGCCGACGTGCCCGGCTAG
- a CDS encoding substrate-binding domain-containing protein, translating into MTDQVQHIPLAARRRTHVLNALSRDGVVRVSELMDELGVAPVTLRRDLAQMEREGLLVRVHGGAVPAGGHTKSTGAARAASPDDDATVTGSIAVLVPSLNYYWPGVIRGMEVAAEKNGMKVLLRGASYELQDERPVLERLVLRDDVRGVIVAPNTETIHAQDVIQWLAACGKPSVLVERDGVLLPEGTPVESVTTDHALGAMLAARHLAALGHRKVGLMLSRFSPTSRKIAAGWQAACEELGLTPTDHFEQMLPDRSSPDFSAAVDATLDMALRTGITGLLVHSDPEAMAFVDLALTRGISIPDDLSIIAYDDEVAQLFTPALTAVSPPRGAVGEAAVDLLLRRIADPTRPVQRVTLNPRLNVRGSTAPPRSGSVPPGAGSS; encoded by the coding sequence ATGACCGATCAGGTTCAACACATCCCGTTGGCCGCCCGCCGACGGACCCACGTACTCAACGCCCTCTCGCGGGACGGCGTGGTTCGGGTGTCCGAGCTGATGGACGAACTGGGCGTCGCCCCGGTGACCCTGCGCCGCGACCTCGCCCAGATGGAGCGTGAAGGCCTGCTCGTCCGCGTGCACGGCGGCGCCGTTCCCGCGGGCGGGCACACCAAGAGCACCGGGGCCGCTCGCGCGGCCTCTCCCGACGACGACGCCACGGTGACCGGATCGATCGCAGTGCTGGTGCCGTCGCTGAACTACTACTGGCCCGGCGTCATCCGCGGCATGGAGGTGGCCGCCGAGAAGAACGGCATGAAGGTGCTGCTGCGCGGCGCATCCTACGAATTGCAGGACGAGCGGCCCGTTCTGGAACGCCTGGTGCTGCGTGACGACGTGCGCGGCGTGATCGTCGCCCCGAATACCGAGACCATCCACGCCCAGGATGTCATCCAGTGGCTGGCCGCATGCGGAAAACCCAGCGTGCTCGTGGAGCGCGACGGCGTGCTGCTGCCCGAGGGCACCCCGGTCGAATCGGTGACCACCGATCACGCCCTCGGCGCCATGCTCGCCGCGCGGCACCTGGCGGCCCTCGGTCACCGCAAGGTGGGCCTGATGCTGTCCCGGTTCTCGCCGACCTCGCGGAAGATCGCGGCAGGGTGGCAGGCCGCCTGCGAGGAGCTCGGGCTCACCCCGACCGATCACTTCGAACAGATGTTGCCGGACCGCAGCAGCCCGGACTTCTCCGCCGCCGTGGACGCCACCCTCGACATGGCGCTGCGCACGGGGATCACAGGCCTGCTCGTGCACTCCGACCCCGAGGCGATGGCCTTCGTGGACCTCGCCCTCACCCGGGGCATCTCGATCCCCGACGACCTGTCGATCATCGCGTACGACGACGAGGTCGCCCAGCTCTTCACCCCGGCGCTCACCGCGGTGAGCCCACCGCGCGGGGCCGTCGGCGAGGCGGCGGTCGACCTGCTGCTCCGCCGGATCGCCGACCCGACGCGGCCGGTGCAGCGGGTCACGCTCAATCCGCGGCTCAACGTGCGGGGGTCCACCGCGCCGCCGCGGAGCGGCTCCGTGCCGCCGGGGGCCGGATCGTCGTGA
- a CDS encoding heparinase II/III domain-containing protein: MITISETTPFRGHLAAVFDEQSGATAGGLGLFLPALLLPADSCLPVPPADRRDAWAAGAAGADAFTLDDLHTRADRDLALPWPLPLASSAARVNRDGDREIWETPAFARQHRLSRAAVSAAITLDDRWLDEVADGVVLLCEQTSWCWPAHDDSFRRSGSVLATVDDPFLDLGAGEVVGQLAWIDQLLGSQLDARYPGLRARMRREARIRVFDPFVSRRDWHWLGLDGDVHNWSPWIQGNVLVAALRFLDAPAEQAERSRIVDLVIQGLDRYVTALPADGAIDEGYSYWWNGACRALEALDILAHATGGRLDAAASVPALRETVAFPHRMHLGGAWYVNHADGQARPSADQPWHALFRAAHRVGDQAAADHAASHRVAGRPVASEMEGLGRLLRGLTDPAWTAAGSAQQTAPPLPRDVWLDSVQVLVARESAGSPTGLSIAAKGGTNGEHHNHNDVGSFIVASDGVPVIVDAGRPTYTLATFGPDRYDSWAMQSSWHNVPEVRGTSQPAGRTSAAADVVAEVTTDRSSLSLDLAAAYPVTGLASWRRTVRLDRAAQADDAAACVTVSDAWALAPWANDAGPAVAEPATTVRLLLAGEVELGDGTALVTPLCGAPALRVRWPAGIPAILTMRPLDDPMLSDVWGPSLGRLDLDVTGRTSIAVTVAIDHSTTGGAR; this comes from the coding sequence GTGATCACAATTAGCGAGACAACGCCGTTTCGAGGACACCTCGCGGCCGTGTTCGACGAGCAATCCGGTGCCACAGCGGGCGGCCTGGGCCTCTTCCTTCCCGCTCTGCTGCTTCCTGCGGATTCCTGCCTTCCGGTGCCGCCGGCCGACCGGCGCGACGCCTGGGCCGCGGGGGCGGCCGGCGCCGATGCGTTCACGCTCGATGACCTGCACACCCGCGCCGACCGCGATCTCGCCCTGCCCTGGCCTCTCCCCCTCGCCAGCTCGGCCGCACGGGTGAACCGGGACGGCGACCGGGAGATCTGGGAGACTCCGGCCTTCGCTCGGCAACACAGGCTGAGCCGGGCCGCCGTGAGCGCCGCGATCACCCTGGACGACCGCTGGCTCGACGAGGTGGCAGACGGTGTCGTGCTGCTGTGCGAGCAGACGTCGTGGTGCTGGCCGGCACACGACGACTCCTTCCGCAGGTCCGGATCCGTTCTCGCCACCGTCGACGACCCGTTTCTCGACCTCGGTGCGGGTGAGGTGGTGGGGCAACTCGCCTGGATCGACCAGCTGCTCGGCTCCCAGCTCGACGCCCGCTACCCGGGGCTGCGGGCGCGGATGCGGCGCGAGGCGCGCATCCGAGTCTTCGACCCGTTCGTCAGCCGCCGCGATTGGCACTGGCTCGGCCTCGACGGAGATGTGCACAACTGGAGCCCGTGGATCCAGGGCAACGTGCTCGTGGCCGCCCTCCGGTTTCTGGATGCGCCGGCCGAGCAGGCCGAACGCTCACGGATCGTGGACCTCGTCATCCAGGGCCTCGACCGCTACGTCACGGCGCTCCCTGCCGACGGAGCGATCGACGAGGGCTACTCGTACTGGTGGAACGGTGCCTGCCGGGCCCTCGAGGCTCTGGACATCCTCGCCCACGCCACGGGCGGTCGGCTCGACGCCGCGGCCTCCGTGCCCGCGCTCCGCGAGACCGTGGCCTTTCCGCACCGGATGCATCTCGGCGGCGCCTGGTACGTCAATCACGCCGACGGCCAGGCCAGGCCGTCGGCCGACCAACCGTGGCACGCTCTCTTCCGCGCCGCGCACCGGGTCGGCGACCAGGCGGCCGCCGACCATGCGGCTTCACATCGGGTGGCCGGGCGGCCGGTCGCGAGCGAGATGGAGGGGCTCGGGCGGCTGCTGCGCGGCCTGACCGACCCGGCCTGGACCGCCGCCGGCAGCGCCCAGCAGACGGCTCCCCCGCTGCCGCGCGACGTGTGGCTGGACTCGGTGCAGGTGCTCGTCGCCCGTGAGAGCGCCGGCTCCCCGACCGGGCTCAGCATTGCGGCCAAGGGCGGCACCAACGGTGAGCACCACAATCACAACGACGTCGGATCGTTCATCGTCGCCTCCGACGGCGTGCCGGTCATCGTCGACGCCGGCCGGCCCACCTACACGCTTGCGACATTCGGCCCGGACCGGTACGACTCCTGGGCGATGCAGAGCTCCTGGCACAACGTTCCGGAGGTGCGGGGCACCTCGCAGCCCGCGGGCCGCACTTCTGCGGCAGCTGATGTCGTGGCCGAGGTCACGACCGATCGATCGTCGCTCTCCCTCGACCTTGCTGCGGCCTACCCGGTGACCGGCCTCGCGTCGTGGCGTCGCACCGTGCGGCTGGACCGCGCCGCGCAGGCCGACGATGCCGCGGCCTGTGTCACCGTGTCCGACGCCTGGGCCCTCGCCCCCTGGGCGAACGACGCAGGCCCGGCCGTCGCCGAACCGGCGACCACGGTGCGCCTGCTCCTGGCCGGCGAGGTGGAGCTCGGCGACGGCACCGCCCTCGTCACCCCGCTCTGCGGAGCTCCGGCGTTGCGCGTGCGGTGGCCGGCCGGAATTCCGGCCATACTGACCATGCGCCCACTCGACGACCCCATGCTCTCCGATGTCTGGGGGCCGAGCCTCGGCAGGCTCGACCTGGACGTCACCGGACGGACCTCGATCGCCGTCACGGTAGCCATTGACCACTCGACAACAGGGGGCGCACGATGA
- a CDS encoding DUF2264 domain-containing protein, whose amino-acid sequence MITEPHATRSSAAGSADASHDVVTAADWSRTQWVAYADTILAGAQAWASPGHGRITPPGAEGGYGRAVDGLEGFARTFLLAGFRIAGERGQGLDDLIEFYLQGITTGVDPDAADRWVRLDEHSQAKVEAASIALILDLTRPWIWDRLDVLTQRRVIDYFSPVVGDTTYPQTNWVWFRLVVQTFLRSVGGPWSADDIAADLARHDSFGRADGWMSDGDERSFDHYVGWALHLYPVLWSRMQGADELANGRTAADLAGLDRFLLDAVALIGADGSPLLQGRSLIYRFAAAAPFWVGVLAEVPSLSAGALRHAANRVVAHFADRAVPNSEGLLTLGWHEEWPTLAQSYSGPGSPYWAVKGLLGVLLPADHPVWSAPAEPLPVETRDSLRAVRAAGWIVSGTTSDGIVRVINHGTDHAQENTLVGDSPLYARIGYSTVTSPLLDAEAWEFPLEQSVAIVDAAGKATHRAALRLLEARVQDDAHGIVGIAASSSDAHWLAADTTGPRHGSGLTGTVTVAGPLTVHSLVRGPWELRLARLESLEQGLDPATLRLRIGGWPVTGPAPETRATLGEARVTSGDLQSGIRSVLGAASATVSLRPDATPLTGVTAVPSIDYPVVVGEWIAAVIELTGARATAALDATAPLDCTVDLVTDGERWTATIGWPDGDSTTSILTDHRIAVTAER is encoded by the coding sequence GTGATCACCGAACCCCACGCCACTCGCTCGAGTGCAGCCGGTTCCGCTGATGCGTCGCACGACGTGGTGACCGCCGCAGACTGGTCCCGAACACAGTGGGTGGCCTATGCCGACACGATCCTCGCCGGCGCCCAGGCCTGGGCATCGCCCGGCCACGGGCGCATCACCCCTCCCGGCGCCGAAGGCGGTTACGGCCGGGCGGTCGACGGACTCGAGGGCTTCGCCCGCACCTTCCTGCTCGCCGGGTTCCGCATCGCGGGGGAGCGGGGCCAGGGCCTGGACGACCTCATCGAGTTCTACCTGCAGGGCATCACGACAGGTGTCGACCCCGACGCGGCCGACCGGTGGGTGCGCCTGGACGAGCACTCCCAGGCCAAGGTGGAGGCGGCCTCGATCGCCCTCATCCTCGACCTGACCCGACCGTGGATCTGGGACCGCCTCGACGTGCTGACCCAGCGCCGGGTGATCGATTACTTCTCGCCCGTGGTCGGCGACACGACCTACCCGCAGACCAACTGGGTGTGGTTCCGCCTGGTCGTGCAGACGTTCCTGCGGTCGGTCGGCGGCCCCTGGTCGGCCGATGACATCGCGGCCGACCTCGCCCGGCACGACTCCTTCGGACGCGCCGACGGGTGGATGTCGGACGGCGACGAACGGTCGTTCGACCACTATGTCGGCTGGGCCCTGCACCTCTACCCGGTGTTATGGTCGCGCATGCAGGGCGCCGACGAGCTCGCGAACGGACGAACGGCCGCGGACCTCGCGGGCCTTGACCGGTTCCTGCTCGACGCCGTCGCCCTCATCGGCGCGGACGGCTCACCGCTCCTGCAGGGACGCAGCCTGATCTACCGGTTCGCCGCGGCCGCACCGTTCTGGGTGGGGGTGCTCGCGGAGGTGCCCTCCCTCTCCGCCGGCGCGTTGCGCCACGCGGCCAACCGGGTCGTCGCTCATTTCGCCGACCGAGCGGTGCCGAACTCCGAGGGTCTCCTCACGCTGGGCTGGCACGAGGAATGGCCGACCCTTGCGCAGTCCTACTCAGGTCCGGGATCACCGTACTGGGCGGTCAAAGGACTGCTGGGCGTGCTGCTTCCGGCGGACCACCCGGTCTGGTCCGCACCGGCCGAGCCGCTCCCCGTCGAGACCCGCGACAGCCTGCGCGCGGTGCGGGCCGCCGGCTGGATCGTCTCGGGCACCACATCGGATGGCATTGTGCGCGTCATCAACCACGGAACCGATCACGCCCAGGAGAACACCCTGGTCGGCGACTCCCCGCTCTACGCCCGCATCGGCTACTCCACGGTGACCAGCCCGCTGCTCGACGCCGAAGCGTGGGAGTTCCCCCTCGAACAGTCCGTCGCCATCGTCGACGCCGCCGGCAAGGCCACCCACCGCGCGGCCCTCAGGCTGCTCGAGGCGCGGGTGCAGGACGACGCCCACGGCATTGTCGGCATCGCCGCTTCCAGCTCGGATGCCCATTGGCTCGCCGCGGACACGACGGGCCCACGGCACGGCTCCGGTCTGACCGGTACCGTCACCGTGGCCGGCCCCCTCACCGTGCACTCCCTCGTGCGTGGCCCCTGGGAACTCCGTCTCGCACGCCTGGAGTCGCTCGAGCAGGGCCTGGACCCCGCCACCCTGCGCCTGCGGATCGGCGGCTGGCCCGTCACCGGCCCGGCACCGGAGACCCGGGCGACCCTCGGCGAGGCGCGCGTGACCAGCGGTGATCTCCAGAGCGGCATCCGCAGCGTGCTCGGCGCCGCCAGCGCGACCGTGTCGCTGCGCCCCGACGCCACCCCGCTCACCGGGGTGACAGCCGTGCCGTCGATCGACTACCCGGTGGTGGTCGGTGAATGGATCGCCGCCGTCATCGAACTCACCGGCGCGCGGGCGACCGCGGCGCTGGACGCCACGGCCCCCCTCGACTGCACGGTCGACCTCGTCACCGACGGGGAGCGCTGGACGGCGACCATCGGATGGCCGGACGGCGACAGCACGACGAGCATCCTCACCGACCACCGAATTGCCGTGACGGCAGAACGGTAG
- a CDS encoding ABC transporter substrate-binding protein, with product MKRKFVAAAGVAMVATLALAACSASPAADTAEAGGPVTLSVSGWSIATTPEFQLLADGFEKKFPDVTVELKEYDPVNYNTLLTADLAAGSGPDIITQKEVKFVSTYQEGGQLLDVSDVELPDGIGGTQAYDIDGASYAVPYRQDSWVVYYNKALFDEAGVEYPDGSWTWDDYADLETELSTALAAKPAFGGYQHTWQSTVQGFANAQTPKADILSGDFAHLKPYYERVLGMQDDGGQVDFNTRNANQLTYQGEFGKQKAAMMPMGSWYVATLIAQQASGEADTFDWGVAPAPQYDKKTAGIDNVPVTFGDPTGLGINAAISDNKVQAAKDFLAYAASEEAAQALAAIGITPALLNDDVVETYFSVAGSPTDELSKFAISTHETLPENPTSSKTAAIQGILGDLHTAVMSGSESIDSAITGAEDRVKNEVGLD from the coding sequence ATGAAGCGCAAGTTTGTAGCCGCAGCGGGCGTGGCGATGGTAGCCACGCTCGCCCTCGCCGCCTGCAGCGCCAGCCCGGCGGCCGACACCGCCGAAGCGGGCGGGCCGGTGACGCTGAGCGTCTCCGGGTGGAGCATCGCCACCACCCCGGAGTTCCAGCTTCTGGCCGACGGGTTCGAGAAGAAGTTCCCCGACGTCACGGTCGAACTCAAGGAGTACGACCCGGTCAACTACAACACCCTGCTCACCGCGGACCTCGCGGCCGGGTCGGGCCCAGACATCATCACCCAGAAAGAGGTGAAGTTCGTCTCGACCTACCAGGAGGGCGGCCAGCTCCTCGACGTCTCGGACGTGGAACTGCCCGACGGGATCGGCGGCACGCAGGCCTACGACATCGACGGCGCCAGCTACGCGGTGCCGTACCGCCAGGACTCCTGGGTCGTCTACTACAACAAGGCGCTCTTCGACGAAGCCGGCGTGGAGTACCCCGACGGGTCCTGGACGTGGGACGACTACGCCGACCTGGAGACGGAGCTTTCTACCGCGCTCGCCGCCAAGCCCGCCTTCGGTGGCTACCAGCACACCTGGCAGTCCACGGTGCAGGGATTCGCGAACGCGCAGACCCCCAAGGCCGACATCCTCAGCGGCGACTTCGCACACCTCAAGCCCTACTACGAGCGCGTTCTCGGCATGCAGGACGACGGCGGACAGGTGGACTTCAATACCCGCAACGCCAACCAGCTCACCTACCAGGGCGAGTTCGGCAAGCAGAAGGCCGCGATGATGCCGATGGGTTCCTGGTACGTCGCCACCCTGATCGCCCAGCAGGCTTCCGGCGAGGCCGACACCTTCGACTGGGGCGTGGCTCCTGCACCGCAGTACGACAAGAAGACCGCCGGAATCGACAACGTGCCGGTGACCTTCGGTGACCCGACCGGACTCGGCATCAATGCCGCCATCTCCGACAACAAGGTGCAGGCGGCGAAGGACTTCCTCGCTTACGCCGCGAGCGAAGAGGCAGCGCAGGCCCTGGCCGCGATCGGCATCACCCCCGCCCTGCTCAACGACGATGTCGTGGAAACCTACTTCTCCGTGGCGGGCAGCCCCACCGACGAACTGTCCAAGTTCGCCATCTCCACCCACGAGACCCTGCCGGAGAACCCCACGTCGAGCAAGACGGCGGCGATCCAGGGCATCCTCGGCGACCTGCACACGGCAGTCATGTCGGGTTCGGAGTCCATCGACAGCGCGATCACGGGCGCTGAAGACCGCGTGAAGAACGAAGTCGGGCTCGACTAA
- a CDS encoding carbohydrate ABC transporter permease, which produces MATTTATDVDTDVAAGPTPSLRRRRSRLARRNALIGWSFILPNFLGFALLTLVPILVLFYMSMTNWNVFGTANWVGLANFQRLVGDGSFRIALFNTLYYSVLHIPLTFVVALGLALLLNSKLRGVAFFRTAAFFPYITSIVAIAIVWNLLFSPDYGPINEVLRAFGFANPPGWLTSSDWAMPAVVIVSTWRDMGYYMILFLAGLQTVPRELHEAARMDGANAIQRFFNVTMPSLRPTTFFVTVMLTINSFKIFDLILVMTEGGPGQSTLVLSQFIYTKGFEESQFGYASAASVALFFLCITVTVAQFLANKRRSA; this is translated from the coding sequence ATGGCGACCACCACCGCCACCGATGTCGACACCGACGTCGCCGCCGGGCCGACGCCGTCGCTGCGTCGCCGGCGATCCCGGCTCGCCCGGAGAAACGCCCTCATCGGGTGGAGCTTCATCCTGCCGAACTTCCTCGGCTTCGCCCTGCTGACCCTGGTTCCCATCCTCGTGCTGTTCTACATGTCGATGACGAACTGGAACGTGTTCGGCACCGCGAACTGGGTGGGACTGGCGAACTTCCAGCGCCTCGTCGGCGACGGCAGCTTCCGCATCGCCCTGTTCAACACCCTGTACTACTCGGTGCTGCACATCCCCCTGACCTTCGTCGTGGCACTCGGCCTTGCGCTGCTGCTCAACAGCAAGCTGCGCGGCGTGGCGTTCTTCCGCACCGCAGCCTTCTTCCCGTACATCACGTCCATCGTGGCCATCGCCATCGTGTGGAACCTGCTGTTCAGCCCCGACTACGGCCCGATCAACGAGGTCCTCCGCGCGTTCGGCTTCGCCAACCCGCCCGGCTGGCTCACCTCGTCGGACTGGGCGATGCCCGCCGTGGTCATCGTGAGCACCTGGCGCGATATGGGCTACTACATGATCCTGTTCCTCGCCGGGCTGCAGACCGTGCCCCGCGAACTGCACGAGGCCGCCCGCATGGACGGCGCCAACGCCATCCAACGCTTCTTCAACGTGACCATGCCGAGCCTGCGGCCCACCACATTCTTCGTCACGGTCATGCTCACCATCAACTCGTTCAAGATCTTCGACCTCATCCTCGTCATGACCGAGGGCGGCCCCGGCCAGTCGACGCTCGTGCTCTCCCAGTTCATCTACACCAAGGGATTCGAGGAGAGCCAGTTCGGCTACGCCTCCGCCGCTTCGGTGGCGCTGTTCTTCCTCTGCATCACCGTCACCGTGGCGCAGTTCCTCGCCAATAAGAGAAGGAGTGCCTGA
- a CDS encoding carbohydrate ABC transporter permease: MTGLMVPIEDRRGLRKLADSSPSPRGGRSATPLRRVGRIAGYGVLIVAALALFTPFIWMVISSLKTSNEVFSVPVTWFPEIFVWNNYVEIWTKSNMLTWIRNTMFLSVVVTFLQVLTGSFAAYGFARIKFPGRDALFLVYIGTIAVPWQSYMIPQFILMSELKVSNTLWSIVLLQAFGAFGVFLMKQFYETIPEELSEAARLDGLSEYGIWRRIMLPLSIPALASLALLTFVNTWNDYLGPLIYLRDPNLWTVQLGLKSFVSNLFDTNYALLFAGLTISVIPIAIIFLLGQKYFVEGLATSGMKG; the protein is encoded by the coding sequence ATGACCGGTCTCATGGTTCCCATCGAGGACCGTCGCGGCCTGCGCAAGCTCGCCGACTCGTCACCGTCGCCGCGGGGCGGGCGCTCGGCCACACCGTTGCGCCGGGTGGGCCGGATCGCGGGCTACGGGGTGCTCATCGTCGCCGCGCTGGCACTGTTCACCCCGTTCATCTGGATGGTGATCAGCTCGCTCAAGACCTCGAACGAGGTGTTCTCGGTGCCGGTGACCTGGTTCCCCGAGATCTTCGTCTGGAACAACTACGTCGAAATCTGGACGAAGTCGAACATGCTCACCTGGATCCGCAACACAATGTTCCTCTCGGTGGTCGTCACGTTCCTGCAGGTGCTCACCGGTTCGTTCGCCGCCTACGGCTTTGCCCGCATCAAGTTCCCGGGCCGTGACGCGCTCTTCCTCGTGTACATCGGCACGATCGCGGTGCCGTGGCAGTCCTACATGATTCCGCAGTTCATCCTGATGTCCGAACTCAAGGTGTCCAACACCCTGTGGTCGATCGTGCTCCTGCAGGCCTTCGGCGCCTTCGGTGTCTTCCTCATGAAGCAGTTCTACGAGACCATCCCCGAGGAACTGTCCGAGGCCGCGCGGCTGGACGGACTCAGCGAGTACGGCATCTGGCGCCGCATCATGCTGCCGCTGTCGATACCGGCGCTGGCCAGCCTGGCCCTGCTCACCTTCGTGAACACCTGGAACGACTACCTCGGACCACTCATCTACCTGCGCGACCCCAACCTGTGGACCGTGCAGCTCGGCCTCAAGAGCTTCGTCAGCAACCTCTTCGACACCAACTACGCCCTGCTTTTCGCCGGACTCACCATCTCGGTGATCCCGATCGCGATCATCTTCTTGCTCGGGCAGAAGTACTTCGTCGAAGGACTGGCCACGAGCGGGATGAAGGGCTGA